One part of the Phormidium ambiguum IAM M-71 genome encodes these proteins:
- a CDS encoding OmpA family protein — MSLSQENPAETNQLEYFVSEPNHLHQKTELEIEKLVDLLVDLKIIHQVNSTNELINDEKDDKEALSSATEFEVQDISIDKSEAKEQQDLPEANEIPVEIEKVNQQLILSPAISNQIEIARPSVSLLEYYEENIDELYDAYKRLQVLLLEPELSELQGLIYQFEQKLTNIEQQIYEPQELINLLLPIISELLNRKINDSPESKASIINTITPIIHELIQAKTQEDKISIATAIAAAIPPAISIEAHQEPVELAIAIAPIIARAIKEQIHIDPQGIIESLTPIIDQVIKNKREEDKEALILAIAPLLPPAISEQIRSHPQEIAQAIAPELAAAIREQNKIDENAISKALASEMGKAIKEQIAIERDAMVDALYPVIGSTISKYMADAIRSINEKIENAISLEGINRKIRAKMQGVSEAELIFREAIPFTVRAVFLIHKSSGLLIADAQPENQQKLESDMVAGMLTAIRSFVNDCIARSGEVSEIDAIDYGNSKIILEVAGYCYLAVVTQGKTPQRYIRKIQKSLYNIVQVAGNEIEKFAGDPDTIPQKVQQILANLIKISEQPTKEKKFRLNGLLLVTSFLLGIIILPWGFHYYRQEVERRLEQETMEAFASVPELAVYRLNANISDGKLQLSGSLPNSDLRTKAEEIARKIAPNQLIENKIIAVELPPNPINIASEIKRVTSALNQINGITVYSSYTSGKVIVKGKVSQIEDGEKITQVFKQIPGVKTVTNTVQIQPLAIATRIYFDSGATDLKATDKNKILQIKTLLEQNPELSLRIMGYSDPIGSPDTNLKLAQSRAETVRNALITQGIAPKRLQALAAPTPPLGVDSQKPLWLARCVEFQPVVSQENNQ; from the coding sequence ATGAGCTTATCTCAAGAAAATCCAGCTGAAACGAATCAGCTGGAATATTTTGTTTCTGAGCCTAATCATCTCCATCAAAAAACAGAATTAGAGATAGAAAAGCTAGTGGACTTATTAGTTGACTTAAAAATTATTCATCAAGTGAATAGTACCAATGAATTAATAAATGATGAAAAAGATGATAAAGAAGCTTTGAGTTCAGCCACAGAATTTGAAGTACAAGATATTAGTATTGATAAATCAGAAGCAAAAGAACAGCAAGATTTACCAGAAGCAAATGAGATACCAGTAGAAATCGAAAAAGTAAACCAACAATTAATTTTATCTCCAGCCATCAGTAATCAAATAGAAATAGCTCGTCCTTCTGTATCATTGTTAGAATATTATGAAGAGAATATAGATGAATTATATGATGCTTATAAAAGATTGCAAGTCCTTTTGTTAGAACCAGAATTAAGTGAATTACAAGGGTTAATTTACCAGTTTGAGCAAAAACTTACTAATATTGAACAGCAAATTTATGAACCGCAAGAATTAATTAACTTACTTTTACCGATTATTTCCGAATTACTAAATCGAAAAATTAATGATTCGCCAGAATCTAAAGCCTCTATAATTAATACTATAACTCCGATAATTCATGAATTAATTCAAGCTAAAACCCAGGAAGATAAAATCAGTATTGCTACTGCTATTGCGGCGGCAATTCCGCCAGCAATTTCTATAGAAGCACATCAAGAACCTGTAGAATTAGCAATAGCTATTGCTCCGATAATTGCTCGAGCAATTAAAGAACAAATTCATATAGATCCGCAGGGAATAATTGAGTCTCTTACCCCAATTATCGATCAAGTAATTAAGAATAAAAGGGAAGAAGATAAAGAGGCTTTAATTTTAGCGATCGCGCCATTACTTCCCCCAGCAATTTCGGAACAAATTCGCAGTCATCCCCAGGAAATTGCTCAAGCGATCGCGCCAGAATTAGCCGCAGCAATTAGGGAACAAAATAAAATAGATGAAAATGCTATTTCCAAAGCATTAGCATCAGAAATGGGGAAAGCAATTAAAGAACAAATTGCTATTGAAAGGGATGCAATGGTTGACGCGCTCTACCCCGTAATTGGCAGTACTATTAGTAAATACATGGCAGACGCAATTCGATCGATTAATGAAAAAATCGAAAATGCCATAAGTTTAGAAGGAATAAATCGGAAAATCCGCGCCAAAATGCAAGGGGTTTCGGAAGCAGAACTAATTTTTAGAGAAGCTATTCCTTTTACGGTTCGTGCTGTATTTTTAATTCACAAAAGTTCAGGTTTATTAATCGCTGATGCTCAACCAGAAAACCAACAAAAATTAGAATCAGACATGGTAGCAGGGATGCTTACAGCGATTCGGAGTTTTGTTAATGATTGTATTGCGCGATCGGGAGAAGTGTCGGAAATTGATGCGATCGACTATGGGAATTCTAAAATAATTCTAGAAGTAGCTGGTTATTGTTATTTAGCAGTAGTAACTCAAGGAAAAACTCCTCAGCGTTACATTCGTAAAATCCAAAAAAGTCTCTACAATATTGTGCAAGTAGCTGGTAATGAAATTGAAAAATTTGCGGGAGATCCCGACACAATTCCCCAAAAAGTTCAACAAATATTAGCTAACTTAATTAAAATCAGCGAACAACCAACAAAAGAGAAAAAATTCCGACTTAATGGATTGTTGTTGGTGACATCTTTTTTGTTAGGGATTATTATTTTACCTTGGGGATTTCATTACTATCGTCAGGAGGTAGAACGCCGATTAGAACAAGAAACAATGGAAGCTTTTGCATCAGTTCCCGAATTAGCTGTTTATCGTTTAAATGCAAATATTAGTGATGGTAAATTACAGCTTTCAGGAAGTTTACCAAATTCCGATCTGCGGACAAAAGCTGAAGAAATAGCGAGAAAAATTGCTCCAAATCAGTTAATTGAAAATAAAATTATTGCTGTAGAGTTACCGCCTAATCCTATAAATATAGCTTCGGAAATCAAACGAGTTACTTCCGCTTTAAATCAAATCAATGGTATTACTGTTTATTCTTCGTACACAAGTGGTAAAGTAATTGTAAAAGGCAAGGTATCTCAAATTGAAGATGGAGAAAAAATTACTCAAGTATTCAAGCAGATTCCCGGCGTAAAAACTGTAACTAATACAGTCCAAATTCAACCACTGGCGATCGCCACTCGAATTTATTTTGATTCAGGAGCAACAGATCTAAAAGCAACAGACAAAAACAAAATTTTGCAAATCAAAACCTTATTAGAGCAAAATCCCGAATTGTCTTTGAGAATCATGGGTTACAGCGATCCTATTGGTTCTCCAGACACTAATCTAAAATTAGCACAATCCCGTGCAGAAACAGTGAGAAATGCCTTAATTACTCAAGGAATTGCTCCCAAAAGATTGCAAGCTCTAGCAGCACCTACACCTCCTTTAGGTGTGGATTCTCAAAAACCTTTATGGTTAGCAAGATGCGTTGAATTTCAACCAGTGGTGTCGCAGGAAAATAATCAATAA
- a CDS encoding Rab family GTPase: MSTVSKKICLVGDFGVGKTSLIRRFVERQFSDQYLSTVGVKISQKQISLPVNPEQKIQNLQLMIWDLEGHTKFKTIAPSYLRGSSGAIIVADVTRQETMERLEEHIKLFLSINSQGFIIIAFNKSDLFDEEKVAQLLTTYNFSEQPRVISTYATSAKTGKDVDLIFEKLAYKIVFPE; encoded by the coding sequence ATGTCTACAGTATCCAAAAAAATTTGTTTGGTGGGTGATTTCGGGGTAGGAAAAACCAGTTTAATTCGGCGGTTTGTCGAACGGCAATTTAGCGATCAATATTTGTCCACAGTTGGCGTAAAAATTTCCCAAAAGCAGATTAGTTTACCAGTAAATCCTGAACAGAAAATTCAAAATTTACAATTGATGATTTGGGATTTGGAAGGTCATACTAAATTTAAAACGATCGCACCTTCTTATCTACGAGGATCTAGCGGTGCAATTATAGTCGCAGATGTTACTCGTCAAGAAACAATGGAGCGCTTAGAAGAGCATATAAAGCTATTTTTATCAATTAACTCTCAAGGTTTTATTATTATTGCTTTTAATAAATCTGATTTATTTGATGAAGAAAAAGTAGCTCAGTTATTAACAACTTACAACTTTAGCGAACAACCGCGAGTAATTTCTACTTATGCGACTTCTGCAAAAACAGGTAAAGATGTTGATTTAATTTTTGAAAAACTTGCTTACAAAATAGTTTTTCCTGAATAA
- a CDS encoding adenylate/guanylate cyclase domain-containing protein, whose product MKLTKIYEILQQKSILNSIDYLVINEDFKIIEISEGIIKFTEILPELILNKDVHEVFPELIGIEDILEEILQGDRQYFDFKGIARLTDCNSTAYIDIYIVKDDEINSNQLLIILEDVTEKMVLEQTLIQRNNELELLFSKLSNSNQYIDKIIGSMADALLVTNKSGKIKTVNKAAEILFEYNENDLIDRHISIIINNHESQFQSIYEERLSIGESLSDIELICQTKSQKEIIVAFSCSTIPTEIPGIQDYLYLGRDITEKLLIERQRKLVEKRLFAQYFISRILSSVDTLKEALPKILPAICETLNWDIGEFWISKITSDNPQMQCLEIWVKPQLNIPEFEELTKKTAFNLGESLPGKVWESGVPIWSNDLVNDVNVARSQIAISAGISTAFAFPVNHENEILGVMAFFSCQHQEFDDHLLQTMLTIGNQIGQFIQKEKAELALRYEQEQTERLLLNILPHKIAQKLKHHPSTIADYFKEVTVMFGDIVGFTQLSATVSPTELVEILNAIFSEFDRLVEKHNLEKIKTIGDAYMVVAGLPKPRKDHAIAIAEMALDMQKTIDQYNLETNSSLSMRIGINSGDVVAGVIGRKKFIYDLWGDTVNIASRMESHGLPGKIQITEATYKYLRDRYLFEKRGYVEIKGKGEMLTYFLTGRIENVRQ is encoded by the coding sequence ATGAAATTAACTAAAATCTATGAAATTTTGCAACAAAAATCTATTTTGAATTCCATAGATTATTTAGTAATTAATGAAGATTTCAAAATAATCGAAATTTCAGAAGGGATAATTAAATTTACGGAAATTTTACCAGAATTAATCTTAAATAAAGATGTTCATGAAGTTTTTCCAGAATTAATTGGGATAGAAGATATTCTAGAGGAAATTTTGCAAGGCGATCGGCAATATTTTGATTTCAAAGGTATTGCGCGGTTAACTGATTGTAATTCTACTGCATACATAGATATTTATATTGTTAAGGACGATGAAATTAACAGTAATCAATTACTTATAATTCTAGAAGATGTTACCGAAAAAATGGTTTTAGAACAAACTTTAATTCAACGAAATAATGAATTAGAACTTTTATTTAGTAAGCTATCAAATTCTAATCAATATATTGATAAAATTATTGGATCGATGGCAGATGCTTTGTTAGTAACTAACAAATCAGGAAAAATTAAAACTGTCAATAAAGCTGCGGAAATTTTATTTGAATACAATGAAAATGATTTAATTGATCGACATATTTCAATTATTATTAATAATCATGAAAGTCAATTTCAATCGATTTATGAAGAAAGACTGTCTATTGGCGAATCGTTATCAGATATAGAATTAATTTGTCAAACTAAAAGCCAAAAAGAAATTATTGTGGCGTTTTCTTGCTCTACTATTCCTACAGAAATACCAGGAATTCAAGATTATTTGTATCTTGGTAGAGACATTACAGAAAAACTACTAATTGAACGGCAAAGGAAGCTGGTAGAAAAACGGTTATTCGCGCAATATTTTATCAGTCGTATCCTTTCTAGTGTTGATACTCTTAAGGAAGCATTACCAAAAATTCTCCCGGCAATATGTGAAACTTTGAATTGGGATATAGGGGAATTTTGGATTTCAAAAATCACCAGCGATAATCCTCAAATGCAATGTTTAGAAATCTGGGTTAAACCCCAGTTAAATATTCCCGAATTTGAGGAATTAACCAAGAAAACAGCTTTTAATTTAGGTGAGAGTTTACCAGGGAAAGTTTGGGAATCAGGGGTTCCGATATGGAGTAATGATTTAGTTAACGACGTGAATGTTGCGCGATCGCAAATTGCTATTAGCGCGGGAATATCCACTGCTTTTGCATTTCCGGTTAATCATGAAAATGAAATTTTAGGAGTGATGGCTTTTTTTAGTTGTCAGCACCAAGAATTTGATGACCACTTATTACAAACAATGCTAACTATTGGGAATCAAATCGGGCAGTTTATCCAAAAAGAAAAAGCAGAATTAGCATTACGTTATGAACAAGAACAAACCGAGCGGTTACTGTTGAATATTTTACCACATAAAATTGCCCAAAAGTTAAAACATCACCCCAGTACTATTGCTGATTATTTCAAGGAAGTGACTGTAATGTTCGGAGATATTGTGGGGTTTACACAGCTTTCTGCTACAGTCTCTCCAACGGAATTAGTAGAAATTTTAAATGCCATTTTTTCCGAATTCGATCGATTAGTAGAAAAACATAACTTAGAAAAAATTAAAACTATTGGAGATGCTTATATGGTGGTAGCGGGATTACCAAAACCCCGCAAAGATCATGCGATCGCAATTGCAGAAATGGCACTAGATATGCAAAAAACAATCGATCAATATAATCTAGAAACTAACAGTTCTTTAAGTATGCGAATCGGCATTAATAGTGGAGATGTGGTTGCTGGCGTAATTGGCAGGAAAAAATTTATTTATGATTTGTGGGGTGATACCGTTAATATTGCTAGTCGTATGGAATCTCATGGATTGCCAGGAAAAATTCAAATTACAGAAGCAACTTATAAATATTTGCGCGATCGCTATTTATTTGAAAAACGCGGATATGTAGAAATCAAAGGCAAAGGAGAAATGCTCACCTATTTTTTAACAGGTAGAATTGAAAATGTCAGACAGTAA